Below is a genomic region from Gigantopelta aegis isolate Gae_Host chromosome 1, Gae_host_genome, whole genome shotgun sequence.
CAGGTGTAGTTTGGGAAAGATACATCGTTAAACACCAAGCTCTATTGTGACAGAGAACTGGAAAAGACAGCTCATTTCATACTATATACTGGACTACAGGTGTAGTTTGGGAAAGAGACTTCCCTACCAAGTTCTATGGTGACAGAGAAGAACTGGAAAAGACAGCTCATTTCATCCTACAGACTGGACTACAGGTGTAGTTTGGGAAAGAGACTTCCTTACACACCAAGTTCTATGGTGACAGAGGATAACTGGAAAAGACAGCTCATTACATACTACAGACTGGACTATTGGTGCAGTTTgggaaagagaagaagaagacgacgacgaagaagaagaagaagaagaaaaagaagaagttctAATAAAACACTcggtttaatgtcatgactggactcgagaataatcaaactaaaggtctgtggcatcagatttaggggaaaactgtgtattttagacacagtaggtTGCGACCATTTGGTTATTGACGACTGCCAAAGCAGTACATAAAGATATCTCTAGTCTTCCTTTAAATATCAGTATCAATAAGGGGAgagctgtctctctctctctctctctctctctctctctctctctctctctctctctctctctctctctctctctctctctctgtgtgtgtgtgtgtgtgtgtgtatgtgtgtgtgactcgAGCTactttttgtctagctggagaaaaTCATATATTACTATGCCCTGATACTTTGCCATCATTATCACTATCACCTCATTTCAGTGTGCGCAGAGCAGACTGATTTTAACTGCGCGGTTACCACACATCATACCGATCATATGGAAACACAGTTATTGATAATCatagaatagatttttttttcaaatgtctACTTACTGGATTACTGGAGTGAAAATCCACCAaaggaaccccccccccaaaaaaaatacccatcaaaaaaaaaaaaaaaaatccaaaacacaacaccccctcccctaaaaaaaagaagaagaccccccccccccccccccaaaaaaaaaaaaaaaaaaatccaaaaccccaacccaataaCAAGTAAACAATTTCACACCGGGAAAATGACCCTCACACGTACCATTGTTCAGAGGTGAGGTTAGCCATGTCTTTACTCTTGTCtgccattaattaattagtttatagAACTGTTATACACCCAGGTTGTTTTTCACTGCCCCGCCCCTTATTTCAGACTACCGGTAGGTATGTCCCTGTTAACTCACACGTACCGTTGTTCAGGTGTGAGGCTCGCCATGTCTCTACTCTTGTCTGCCAGTATGAAAGTCATCAGTGATGGGTGTGACCCGTCCGGTTTCGTGTCGTCCACGCAGTAACCCACAGGCCCGTTGTCAGATATAACACTGCCACAGAAACCTGCAAGCAGGGTGAGAGTTTACACCTACAactttaatcaatcaatcaatcaatcaatcaatcaatcaatcaaccaaccaaccaaccaaccaacctaCCAAACAACCAGCTAGCCAGTTATCCAGCAAGCTTGCCCGCCAGCcagccaaccaaccaaccaatcagcCAACCTACCAAGCAACCAGCCAACCAGCCAGTTATCCAGCAAGCTTGCACGCCAGCcagccaaccaaccaaccaaccaaccaaccagccAACCTACCAAGcaaccagccagccagccagccagccggTTATTCAGCAAGCTTACCCGCCAGCcagccaaccaaccaaccaaccagccAACCTACCAAGcaaccagccagccagccaaccaGTTATCCAGCAAGCTTGCCCGTCAGCCAGCCAACCAGCCAACCTACCAAGcaaccagccagccagccagttaTCCAGCAAGCTTGCCcgtcaaccaaccaaccaatcaatcaatcaatcaatcagtcaatcaattttgtgtcttttttttgtcttttttattgttttgttttgttgttgttttggggattttgttttggggagtgtttgtttgtttgtttgttgaacTGGAATGGAATTTGCAGGCCATTAAATTTGTTGATGGCGtatcatgtattttaaaatgttcagtatCTATTGAGCATTTTTGGCTCATTTTAACAGTCTACATACCAATTTAATTGTatcatgaaaaataatataatatgtacaccAAACTATTCACATTTCTTTTGCTGTACAGTATAGCTTTATGTGTATTAATGTTAGTGTATGATTGTGTATTGAATATCTCTTACCTAGATCTTTCCAAAATGCTGTTTCGTAATATATGTTAGCCTTGATTACTGATCCCATAGGTATTCTTTGAATTAGTTGTAGTTTGAGGCCTGGTATTGGAGGTTTGAAGCTTATTCTGTTGAGAAGAGCCAACGGGACAGCACTCACCACGAAGTCACACTGAAACAGTTTGTAGAAATTAACTGATGAATCAGAGAAagaagcagagagagagagagagagagagagagagagagagagagagagagagagagagaaaagatataaacagagagagagagagggagggagagacagagaaatataaacacagagagagagagagggagagagaaatataaacagagagagagagagagagagagagagagagagagagagagaaacagagagagaaagagagagagggagagagagaaatataaacagagagagagagagagaaatataaacagagagagagagagagagagagagagagagagagagagagagagggagagagagagaaatataaacagagagagagatagagagagagacacgggGGGCTATGTAGGAGGAAGACAAAGGCGCAATACCATCTAATAATGCCtcataaaaataacacaaaattctGAAAAgccttttgaaatctttctttgatgattacaagtagttTGACCCCTGTAGTAGTATTTAAATACTCTACTGGTTTGAAATCACTTGTAATATTTAATACCAACTGTGCAAGACGCATTCTGCCAAATGCATCACAGCAACATGATGGGGTGttctggcatgagggtggctaactgaaactTTTCGTAGGCAACCTACGTTGATTTGTTTTTGCACGgtagttgttaaagggacattcctgagtttactgcattgtaagatgtttccgactaataaaatagttctacgattaaaattacatattaaacatattttcttgtttagaatatcagtgtctgtatgttcaatgtggttctggtcgtcttaatatttgtaagtagcccaaaccggattttgtcttgaaataatttcgtacgtacgaaaacaacatatattagaaaataaaatgaaatttaaactagtacagatattagaacgatcagaaatacgtttaatatacagccactaatattttatgtaggaaaatatatttgatatgcaattacagtcgttaaaaatctctgttagttgataacatcttaaaaattgcagcaaactcaggaatgtccctttaagtgagaGAACTCCCTAAAACTAGTAGCACGTTACGCTCTTGgtgttgttatatttttcacagaatgtattctgacatagaagTTGTTTTGAACTGGAATGGAGTAATTATTGCTGGTGTGTAACCTAGGGTTGCGCGATATTCCCTGACAGTTTATCAGtgaatggcctttgtatagtaATACCTCGTAGTTTGTGTTATTAGAGTCTGAGACGACAACACCAGTGTCTGTCTCGGTGACGTTCACAACGGCACTGTTCAGATGCACAGCGTCACCAAGGAGACGCGCCATTCCCTCAGACATCTGCTGACTTCCACCAAACATTTTCTTCTCCTAGAACATTATAAACTGTATTAATGTTCAATACGTACAGATTTAAACTTGAAGAACCAAACAAAATATTCAGCATAATATTGAGATCGCATAATGATTGCAATTTATTACATAGAAGGCTTTCAGTACCTTCTGGTACTATTCAGGGAATATGATCCACCTGGCTGTAAGCGATTATTTGATTGGATCTTACTATTATACTGTTTTTTATTCGTCATGACTGTGgtgtaaacatgtttattatccatatggttcaacataaccgagttaataataatcacacgaagcacacgtgtaataacaagtgtaatgacgtaattttgggaagcgacctcataacatgatgttgcttCCCCAGTTCtatagctcagactgtgcatttgaaatatgacgtcatgttgtggctgaaacattttgagttgggtcatgttattcataaagaaaacaacaataataatatggataataaagaaattattacactcgcgtgcgagtcgtactgattttacgaaactcgtgtcagaattcatgtattaccctcgctctcgctcgggcaataaaaaaaatcctgacactcgtttcgtaaaatcagtacaacacaaaagcttgtataataatctctattaatGTACCTGAGCTCCATCAGTAATTGTGGTTAGTCGAGTGATGCCATGACCAGAATGGATAGtccacaaaaaacacaataaagaaACTTCGTGCATTTCTGCTGCAAATATATCTCTCACATATACTTGAATCAACTCCACTGTCTctctgataataataatagtaataataataataataataataataataaaggggcattcctgagtttgctgcattgtaagatgtttccgactaataacatatttctacgattaaacttacatattaaatatattttctggtttagaatatcagtgtctgtatattcaatgtgtttctcgtcgtcttaatatttgtaagaagcccaatctggattttgtcttcaaataatttcgtacgtacgaaagaaattatattttaggaaataaaataacacgtttaatatacagccactaatattttatgcagaaaaatatatttgatatgtaattacaatcgttaaaaagtatctgttagtcgatgacatcttaaaaattgcagcaaactcaggaatgtctcttaataataataataataataataatagcaatacaattttgttcttttcataaaatataagtataattaactaaaaataaaaatagttgcTGATAAACCAATTTACTTTTAAGATGACGTTAAACAACTGGCTTTAGACGTGGCTTTAGTCACATTTTATGTGATCATAGTATTAGTCTTTGAAAATAGATCTTAGGCCAAAGCCCTAATTTGCCCTGATTCAATTGCATTTTCAAATCAAACTCGGTCCCGGACcagaccactggctatccagtGGCCgggcccgggatggacatgcccgaAAGTGGTATCGAGGCATTTtaaagtctctctctctctctctctctctctctctctctctctctctctctctctctctctctctctctctctctctctctctctctctctctcaaatcaAAGTATTGAATATTCAAATCAAAGTATCAAATCTTCAAATCAAAGTATCGAATCTTGAAATGAAAAGCATTGAAATTTCAAATCAAAGTATTGAATCTTCAAATCAAAATATTGTATCTCAAATCAAAATACTAAATCTTCTAATCAATGTATTCAATCTTCAAATTAAAGCATTAAATCTTGAAATCAATAACACTGAATCTTCAAATTAATAGCATTGAAtcttcaaattaaaaatattgaatcTTCAAATCAAAAGTATATTGAATTTGTTATAACCTTTAGAATTAAAACCATTAAAGGAGATAACGTGTACCATactattattttctaattttaaacTTGAGTCCACATAACATAAAGACCAAAATActgttctttaaaaagttaaactaTAACCTTGTCCATGCTATTGAATGAACAAATTCCTTGACGCTCATGGAATCCCACTGTAAGGCCTGCTTCGCTTTCCACGGTGAATCTATAGGAACCTGTTACAGGAAAGGAAAGCAATATTGTTTAAcgtcaggggcgtaggctggggggggggggggggggggggggggttcgaacgacccccccccccccctcccccgctgaagcaaatggggtccgctttcagaactaaaacatacaggtttatacatatggagtttctggtggtacaaaaacaaaatagaataggtccacttggttcatattctaACACCCACTCCCCAGGACcagctcacgctacgcccctgaacgtgcttataaaacataacaaactaaGCGCATACAATTTATGTGGCGCTGCCATGGTGTCAGTCTCagattttattagtattttcaGTCTAAGGTCTTTTAAGCACAAGCCTTGAGAACATTTTTAACTATAGCTATTTTGATGTATAATGGTTATTTTGACGCTTGCCCTgtacaagatttaaaaaaaaattcatactcaggcctggtgcttataaaacattgagtctagactcaagactctaatagattttattatccacatggttcaacataactgagtcAATAAAacatcatacgaagcacacgacgtgtaataacaagtgttatgaCATAACAAGACGTTGCTTACCCAAtgctagctcagactgtgcaggTGAACTATGATGCAGtttccttctagttgtggttgtaatattttgagacggcccttgttatttatttttaaaaataacaataataatatggaaaataaataaattattacactcgcgtgtgtgttgtactgattttactaaACGTgtgtcaggatttatgtattaccctcgctcccgttcgggcaatacaaaaactctgacactcgtttcgtaataTCAGCACGACACACACGCTCGTATAATATTATCTGttatagtattataatattattagccATGCGTGTGACGACACTAGATATTTAGGTTTTGACTCTTAAGCTTTATAAACACGGGCCCTTGGATGATTTtgttacataatttaaaaattcaatcAATATCACTAATAACTAAAAATCAATTGCTTGTAGTATTTGGTACCATTTGGAATGACATGTCAAAGTCGTCATTTGCAACTCAAgctaatatattttcatatacagaGTACACATTATTTAGTTTGATAAAGTATATAATAGTACAAGAGTGTATCTAATAAAGATAAggaatttaatgtttgttttgtttaatgacaccacgaAAGCATATGTATTAATCAATGGGtttctggatgtcaaacatttggtaatcttcaAAGCAAACCGTCCATTAATCTTAAGGAAAAAACCTACTACTTTtataccattagtagcaaagggtcatctatatgcactttcccacagacaggacagcacataccataaccgttgatatactagtcgcaGGGCACTGTTTGGAACTGGGCAAAATCCAACGGATCCTCCGAGAATATTCGATCCTACTACCGAAGCACTCAGACAAACGCTAATTCCAATCTGACTGAAATCAGCTCTAGGTCTACTGGTAATATatagttattaaccagtggagctaattttaatcagactggCGCCTAAATCTCGCCGCCGCCAGAGACAATGAAACACACTAACCTGCAATGCCATTTTGTCCAATGTGCGCATCACATTGTTTAGGTCCAGAAGAGCTATAGGGTTTCCCAGTGGCGGAACAGACCCGGAGTAGGAACTCCATGAGCCCTACAACAAAACACATGACAAAATGACACAGAttgtccagtatgagtatcacaAATTGTCCAGTACGAGTATCACAAATTGTCCAGTACAGTCCAGTTGAtacttataggatattaaacgagcttccatttcgtatcatgtttatgtcccgagtgaaataattttcagttgtcacgagctttagcacaatgaaaattatttcacgagggacataaacatgatatggaatggtagcgagtttaatatcctatttattacccataatcgatcttaatttatatcactcatctcgtttcgttgacGTCCCTGTACGGTTGTAGTGTGCaaattgatgacgtcatcgtgtgacgtcaaaagtgttacgtcccacttggcattggatggatggatggatggatggatggatggatggatgggtggatggatggatggatggatggatagatggatgtatgggtggatggatggatggatggatagacggatgtatgggtggatggatggatggatggatgggtggatgaatggatggatggatttttgGGTGGTTGGATGGGATgagatgggatggatggatggatggatgatataTGAATaaaggatgaatggatgaatgaatggatggatgatatATGAAtaatggacggatggatggatggatggacggatggatggatggatgatatatgaataatggatggatggatggatgaatggatggatgggtggtttAAAGTATACGTACTCCACATACCTGTAAACTAAGCACCGTCTTCTCTTTCTCGTTAACATTGTAGAATTCCAGCCCCAGCTCTTTGGCCAGTCGAAACACGCGATTCTGTCCGGAACCGAAATAGGCCCCACCAAGATCGACTGAACCATGCGATGCATCCTAAATTAAACATAATACAGATTAATTTTATACAACATACATGCACTTTATTACTATTTGacagaaaagatatatttgtttcaGGACATTCCAGCGCACAGTTTAATCTACAGAcagtttgatgtcaaacacAGACCTATTGCTAGCTcaagtcacctccagccctatcTCTTACTGATAATGACATGtggatcaatatcaataaggagcagtgctggaggtgactcgagctaaaaTACTACGTCTATAAAGGCGTAAGGGATCTCATTCTGAAGTCGGTCTATTATGAGGGTGGGGGATTATCTCTGAAAATGCACACGCGTTGGATGAGGGGAGGCCAGGGTCACTGTCTCCCAATACCTGAAGGTTTACatcgccccacccccaccccaacctacCCACACATACACTGATTATTAGTTGAAAAGCGAACTAATAGTGGCCGCTCGTATTGACGGCATCTTCCAATGCCTCTAAAATGTGGATGctctgaaatatatatatatataatggactACGTCTATACtatagactatatatatatatatatatatatattgaacaaaaaaagaaacttcctatttgtacatatagtattgttgtgttaaagaattcattgtgtaatgaaattatatagatagtattagccttgagctgtattatcaggattcatgaattttatcgattatttttgcactgttaatcgtcgacaacgttaAATTCAATTtccacgtgcatgcatggtttgacatgtcccgtgtagtattcggtcaatttgttttacttgtcttactgacattgttgtcaagtgaacgaaaacgcttcaaaatgtgtaaaaaaaattaacgtttttttttacattgtagcatttttagtatgccaagaatacccaataatgtACGCGAACGgccgattggcatgcttgatgctggcatgtcgacagaagacgttgcaaggcatgttgggagttctaatcgagcgatacgaaatcttcgcgtaagatttcgaacgacaggaagcaccaacgacttgccacgtcgtggacgtccgcgtgttacaacgcgtggtcaagaccgctatatcatgaacacgcatttgcgcaatcgattccaaactgccactgctactgctgctaacacacctgggcttcataataaccgaatcagtgggcaaactgttcgtaatcgtctgcgggagaacggtttacatgcacgacgtcctgccgtcggatgcgttttaacgcaacgtcctcgtctaaatcgtcttaattgggcacgtgtacacactcgttggatacggcgatgctggaataccgttcttttttcgaatgaatccagattttctttataacgtggtgatggcagggtgcgcgtctaccgtaggtgaaatgaacgctatgctgactcttgtgttcttgaacgagatcgtttcgggggtgggggttgtgtcatggtctgggcagccattgcccatggttatcgttcaccactagtcgtcattgatggcaatttaaatgctcaacgttaccgcgatgacattctcgctcatcacgtcattcctctgttccataacaacgccaacatctcgatttttcagaatgataatgccacctctcatacagctagagacgctgtaaattttcttaggacaaataacattgatttcattgatgactggcccgctaaaagtcctgatctcaaccccatcgagcatgtctgggatagtctggacagacgactgaggcgtcgtcccaacccacctgctaacgtcaacgaacttcgtcaagcgctcattcaggaatggaacaatattccacaggcagaaagcaac
It encodes:
- the LOC121369059 gene encoding amine oxidase [flavin-containing] B-like, translating into MASLSTKVVVIGGGISGLSAARVLQDAGVDVVVLEAQDRVGGRTHTIQDASHGSVDLGGAYFGSGQNRVFRLAKELGLEFYNVNEKEKTVLSLQGSWSSYSGSVPPLGNPIALLDLNNVMRTLDKMALQVPIDSPWKAKQALQWDSMSVKEFVHSIAWTRETVELIQVYVRDIFAAEMHEVSLLCFLWTIHSGHGITRLTTITDGAQEKKMFGGSQQMSEGMARLLGDAVHLNSAVVNVTETDTGVVVSDSNNTNYECDFVVSAVPLALLNRISFKPPIPGLKLQLIQRIPMGSVIKANIYYETAFWKDLGFCGSVISDNGPVGYCVDDTKPDGSHPSLMTFILADKSRDMASLTPEQRKQALCQHFTTLFKSEKFLEPIGYIEKNWMNDEFSGGCYVSNFPPGVLTKYGRELRKPAGRTHFAGTETASEWMGYMEGAIQAGERAAREVLYRLGLIEETEIWRSEPDCDDYPMVNSWIENSLPSVTTFFTTLGFVAASAAVGLLVYQHF